In the genome of Candoia aspera isolate rCanAsp1 chromosome 1, rCanAsp1.hap2, whole genome shotgun sequence, one region contains:
- the FAM89A gene encoding protein FAM89A: protein MQAGGEAARRCFVASNSLSGVRADAPPSTMSASGLPGSIDSGGGSGLPPLPKSLSGLLNSSSSGGAPGGAGGRWRDLERLYAQKSRIQDELSRRGSGGGGGGGGGGRGSPRPPKPPNLDAALALLRKEMVGLRQLDMSLLCQLYSLYESIQEYKGACQAVSSADCAYALENGFFDEEEEFF from the exons ATGCAGGCGGGCGGAGAGGCGGCGCGGCGTTGTTTTGTCGCCTCGAATTCACTCAGCGGCGTTCGAGCGGACGCCCCTCCGAGCACCATGAGCGCGTCAGGGCTGCCCGGGAGCATCGACAGCGGCGGCGGGTCGGGGCTGCCTCCGCTGCCCAAGAGCCTGAGCGGGTTACTGAATTCTTCTTCCAGCGGAGGCGCCCCGGGCGGAGCCGGGGGGCGCTGGAGGGACCTCGAGCGGCTCTACGCGCAGAAGTCTCGGATTCAGGACGAGCTGAGCCGGAGAGgtagtggcggcggcggcggcggcggcggagggggGCGAGGATCTCCTCGCCCGCCGAAGCCTCCCAACCTAGACGCCGCCTTGGCCCTGCTCCGTAAAGAGATG GTTGGCCTCCGGCAGCTAGACATGTCATTACTGTGTCAACTCTACTCTCTTTATGAGTCAATTCAGGAATATAAAGGTGCCTGCCAAGCAGTATCAAGTGCAGACTGTGCATATGCACTGGAAAACGGCTTTTTTGATGAGGaagaggaatttttttaa